In the Sorghum bicolor cultivar BTx623 chromosome 4, Sorghum_bicolor_NCBIv3, whole genome shotgun sequence genome, CAATAACTTAGAACAAAGTGAATATACTTTCTGCTGTTCCAGTTTAGCTCAAAAATATTCACCAGAAGATCCACAAACTTCTTGGTGATGCTATGCAGCCAAACTTTCTATCCACTTCCTGTTGTTGATAGGCAGACAACTTTGTTACTGTTTCTTGATGTTGCTATGCAACCATCTTTTTGCTACTTTCAgttgtaccaaggccttgtttagttccaaaattttttgcaaaatcgacactgtagcattttcgtttgtatttgacaaaaattatccaatcatggactaactaggctcaaaagattcgtctcgtcaatttcgaccaaactgtgcaattagtttttatttttatctatatttagtactccatgcatgcgtctaaagattcgatgtgacggagaatctgaaaaattttgcaaacttttttggaaactaaacaaggcccaaatgaaTTGGAAAGTAGAAGTTTCCTATTTTACACCTCATCTTCTAAACATACCTTATGCAGGTCGTCAAGTACCTTCTGGCCTCTTTCGACATCATCAATTTGACAGATAATCACGGGAACACAGCACTGCATGTAGCAGCCTATCGAGGGCACCAACCTGTTGTGGAAGTGTTGGTTGCTGCATCTCCATCAACCTTGTCAGCTGTCAACAATGCTGGTGACACATTTCTCCATTCGGCAGTTACAGGATTCAGGACCCCAGGATTCCGACGGCTTGACCGCCAATTGGAGCTGATGAGATACCTCATACGCGAAAGAACTGCAGATATCCAGAAGATCATCAATCTGAGAAACGATGCAGGCCTTACAGCCCTCCACCTGGCTGTGGTTGGCTGCGCACACCCAGATCTGGTTGAGCTATTGATGACTGCCCCGTCAATCGACCTGAATGCTGAAGACGCGAACGGCATGACTGCGCTGGCATTGCTAAAACAGCAGCTGCGTTCAGCAACATCCGACCGGCTCATCAGGCAGATAGTTTCTGCCGGAGGGGTCTTGAATTCCAGCATTCTGAGAACCCGATCAGCCATTGCTTCTCAGATTAAGATGCAGGGTGGGATTGCAAGCAGTCCCGGTACCACTTTCAAGGTATCAGATGCAGAGATATTCTTGTTCTCGGGTATGGGGGCAGTGGAGTCTCTAAGGCCAAGCTCGTGCTCCAGCAATGGGAAGGATGACCCTACtcatgcagatgcagattgcgCCGAAAACCATGGATCATCAGAGAAGAGGCTGAGCTCTGCGAGCCGGGCCAAAGACCGTCTCAAGATGATGCTGAGGTGGCCTCGCCACAAGACACCCAAGAAATCAGAGGACAGCAGCCCGCTGGACTCGATCAAGAAGCTGAGCCAACACGAGGCTGAGACCCCTGCTCCACTAAGGCAGAAATTTACCAAGACAACGGCGCTCAACGGCAAGCGGACCCTAGCGGTGAAGAGCTCCACCCCAAGCTCCTCGTCCACCAAGAAGAAGCTCAACACAAAGCTCATACATGGCATCATGGAGGCCATGCCACAGCTGGCGCCGGCTACCGTGCGGTCCGGGTCGCCAACGGACATGCTTCGGAGGTCCTCCATATCATCCACACCTCAGCCGCTGGCGAAGCTGAAGGACATCTGCCTCGACGACGAGATCTCCATGGTGACGCCGTCCGTCGGCAAGCTGAAGGACATCGTCCTGGACAGTGACGACACCACGGAGGACCCCTCGTGCTCCAACTCGTCCATGGACGACGGTTGTGGCACCGGGACAGCGGAGAGCGCGGCCCGGAAGCACGGGTGCGGCAACGGGAGGCTGATCAACATCTGCTTTGGCGCACAGGGACTGACCGTGGAGGACTCGGCGAGCGGGCAGCAGACGAGCAAGATGTTCAAGCAGCAGTGCCTGAGGGTGTCCTGACTGACGGCATAATGCCACAGCGTGTATTGTATCATAGGATTCACGGCGTGGTGTGATTGGTTTGGTATCTCGCGTGCAGCTATGCGTGCTTGTTTTCTTGTTGTGCATGCTGCCTTGCATAACCAGGGGTGAACTGGTAATCCAATGAATTTGTGCTTGTGTTAACTGTGACGTTGACGAATTCATAGTCTTGTTTCTAAACTTCAGTGTCAGATCGTACATTCTTCAACGAATCACCGTTGATGAATCACGTCCTCGAATTTTACAGCCTACCAACTGCGACGGACAGGTCAACAACCCAACCTAgagattaaggccttgtttagttccgaaaaaatttcgaatttcgctactgtagcactttcgtttttatttaacaaatattgtccaatcatgaactaactaggatcaaaagatttgtctcgcgatttacagacaaactgtgtaatagtttttgttttcgtctatatttaatgcttcatacatgtgccgtaagattcgatgtgatggagaatcttgaaaactttttagatttcgagATGAACTAAATAACTAAACTCGAAAAGGTGATGCCATTTCTCACTTGCACGTTGATTCAATCAGAGCACTGGCGTCCTGCGACTTTGTTGAGATgagaaa is a window encoding:
- the LOC8056490 gene encoding ankyrin repeat domain-containing protein 50, giving the protein MEQTCCYFPLRWESTGDQWWYASPIDWAAADGHYDIVRQLLHLDPNLLIKLTSLRRIRRLEALWDDDARFADAARNRASVARSLLLECECRNPNHHRAGGENTLLRAGYGGWVLYTAASAGDAAFVRELLERDPLLVFGEGEYGVTDMFYAAARGRSADVFRLLLDHAMSPRCSTDCRNGQGGAGRGSMFRLEMMSRAVHAAARGGSVEMLRELLEEGPSSVSTYLDIRGSTVLHAAAGRGQLQVVKYLLASFDIINLTDNHGNTALHVAAYRGHQPVVEVLVAASPSTLSAVNNAGDTFLHSAVTGFRTPGFRRLDRQLELMRYLIRERTADIQKIINLRNDAGLTALHLAVVGCAHPDLVELLMTAPSIDLNAEDANGMTALALLKQQLRSATSDRLIRQIVSAGGVLNSSILRTRSAIASQIKMQGGIASSPGTTFKVSDAEIFLFSGMGAVESLRPSSCSSNGKDDPTHADADCAENHGSSEKRLSSASRAKDRLKMMLRWPRHKTPKKSEDSSPLDSIKKLSQHEAETPAPLRQKFTKTTALNGKRTLAVKSSTPSSSSTKKKLNTKLIHGIMEAMPQLAPATVRSGSPTDMLRRSSISSTPQPLAKLKDICLDDEISMVTPSVGKLKDIVLDSDDTTEDPSCSNSSMDDGCGTGTAESAARKHGCGNGRLINICFGAQGLTVEDSASGQQTSKMFKQQCLRVS